DNA sequence from the Cohnella herbarum genome:
GCAAGCATCATGTAGCCCAACTGACTCACGGTCGAATAGGCTAAAATTCTCTTAATATCGTTCTGCGCCAAACCGATCGTTGCGGCGAAAATCGCCGTGAACGCGCCTATGATCGCAACGGTAGTCATCGCCACCTGAGAGGCTTCGAAAATATCGAACGTTCGAGCGACGAGGAACACGCCGGCCGCAACCATCGTCGCCGCATGGATCAAGGCGCTGATCGGCGTCGGGCCTTCCATGGCGTCTGGTAACCAGACATGCAACGGGAACTGACCGGATTTACCGACGGCCCCTAGGAAAATAAGCAGGGCGATCAGCGTCGTTATTCCCGTAGAGATGACGCCGGCTTGCGTATCGAATACATTGTGGATCGTCGTGAAGTCGAGCGCATGACCGGGCATGTACCAGAATAGTAGCAGCAATGCGATCAATAACCCTAGATCCCCGATGCGCGTCACGATAAAAGCTTTCTTTGCCGCGGCTTTCGCCTCCGGCTTCTGATACCAGAACCCGACGAGCAGGAACGAACATACGCCGACCAATTCCCAGAAAATATAGAACGTCAGCAGATTGTCGGACAGAACCAACGCCAGCATGGAACTCGTGAATAAGGCCACGTAAGCAAAGAAGGTCGAAATTCTCTCGTCGTTCTTCATGTAGCCTTGGGAGTACAGATTCACGAGAAACCCTACCAGCGTCACGATCACGAGCATCAACGTGGATAGGTTCGTCACCTCGAACCCCGCGCTAAGCTTCAAAGTTCCGATCTCGATCCATGTAAATTGGTTGCTATAATCCGCGGCATTCCCGGATAATCGTTCGGCCGCAATGCATAGCGATAGCACTAAGGAAGCAAAGGTAGCAATCGTGCCGATCCATGCTCCCGTTTTCTTCAAACCTTTGCCCATTGCCGTCAGTATCGCGAAAGCGGCGAACGGAAACACCGGGACGAGCCAGGCGTATTGCGCAAAGAAGGTGCTCATGGAAGTTACCTCCTCAACTCGTCGAATTCGTCCACGTTCACCGTTACGCGGCTACGGTAAAGCACGATCAACACCGCAATGCCGACCGCGGCTTCCGCAGCGGCGACCGAAATGGAGAACAGAGAGAAAATGTGACCCGCTAGCGAAGGGTTGACCCCGTACTTGGAGAAAGCGATCAGGTTGAGGTTAACCGCATTGAGCATCAATTCTATCGACAAGAGTACGATAATGGCGTTTCTCTTCGTTAACACGCCGTAAAGCCCGACGCAGAACAGAACGGCAGCAAGCGTTAAGTACGAGGATAACATGCTCATTGCGAGCCCTCCTCCTCTCGCTTCGCCAGCGCGATCGCACCGATAAAGGCTACCGTCAGAAGAACGGAGATCAGTTCGAACGGAATCGCGTATTGCGTGAAGAGAAGCTTTCCGATCTCAAAAGTGTTATCTTCCGCGAAAGCAGCCGCTTCCGTTGGGAAATTCGCGTTGCGAATCCCGTAGAACAGAATACCGAACAAGCAAATACAACCGATCGCGGCCAGCGTTTCCAATAGCGGTCGCGCCGGTTCCTGTCCCTCGCCGTCGTGTTTGGTCATCATAATTCCGAAGATCATCAGAATCGTAATCGCGCCAACGTACAGCAGCACCTGCACGAATGCGATAAACTCGGCTTCCAGAAGCACGTAAAGACCGGCTATGGAAATAAAAGTGAAAGCAATCGAAAGCGTCGTATGGACGACTTTCGTAAAATTAATCGCAAGCACGGCTCCGACGATCGCGCACACCGATAACACGAAAAAGGCTACGAATTCGCCAGTGAACTCAATGTTAAAGTTAAACACCGTTTATTTGGCGCCTCCTTTCGGAGAGCCTATGTTATTGTTGTCTTCGCGAATGTTCAGATTGTTCTCGTACAGCCATTGTTTGTCTTTGTACAAGTCATCGCGACTGTATGCGGCAAGTTCGAAGTTGTTCGTCATCACGATCGCTTCCGTCGGACAAACTTCCGTGCATAGATCGCACAGGATGCAAATCTCGAAGTTCACGTCGAACGTGTCGATGACCTTGCCCTTTTTCTCGGGATCCGGATTTGCCTTGCCCGTTAACGTAATACAGTCCGTCGGACAAATCCGAGCGCATTGATTGCACACGATGCACTTATCCGGTTCGAAATATTGAATCCCGCGAAACCTGTCCGGCATCTCGATCGGAACGTCGGGATACGCGAGCGTCACCTTCTTGGTACCCATCGTTTTCAGCGTTACTCCGAGCCCTTTGAGCATTCCTTTCATGGCGTCAGCCTCCTTATCCCATCAATTCAATCCCTAGCGCCGTCAAGAAAATATTAAGAATCGCAAGCGGCAGCAATACCTTCCAAGCCAAGCCCATCAATTGATCGACGCGAAGCCTTGGGAACGTCGCCCTGATCCAAAACAACGAGAAGACGATGACCGCGAACTTGAGGAAAAACCATATGAGTCCCGGAATGAAATCCAGCTGCGGGATCGGCGGATGCCATCCGCCAAGGAACAATATCGTCGTTAAGCTGGCAATCGCATACACGTAGATGTACTCCGTTAGCATGAAGAACGCGAAGCGAAATCCGCTATATTCGACATGGTATCCCGCGACGAGCTCCGATTCGGCCTCCGGCAAATCGAACGGGGTCCGGTTAAGCTCCGATACCGCCGCGATCAGGAAAATCCCGAACCCGAGAATCTGCGGCAAGAAATTCCAATGCCAGAAATATCCGCTCTGGGCAATGACGATCTCTCTTAAATTCAAGCTTCCCGTCATCATCACCACGCCGACGACGGACATAACGAGCGGGACCTCGTAGCTGATCATCTGGGCAGCAGAGCGCATACCGCCTAAGAGGGAATATTTGTTGTTGGAAGCCCAGCCGGCCATGACGATCGCGATCGTCGTAATCCCCGACAGGGCGATATAATAGAGGAAACCTACGTTAAGATCGGCAAACTGTAAATCCATCGTGTAAGGAATGAATGCCAGCACCGCAAAAGAGGGCACGAACGCCAGCGCGGGCGCGAGAATAAACAATCCTCTGTCCGCCTTCTTGGGAATCGTATCTTCCTTGAGCAGAAGCTTGGAGACGTCGGCTACCGTTTGCAACAAGCCAAGAGGCCCCGTACGGTTCGGTCCTTTGCGGTATTGCATCCAACCGATAAATTTACGTTCGAAGTAAATCGCATAGGTGACGAAAAAGATGACGACGATTAGAACGCCGATCGCCGCCGCGGCGAAAATCCCGGCATTGCCCCAGCTTAAAGGTTCATCCCAGAAGCGCTGCATTAGCAGTCTACCTCCCCGAGCACGATATCTATCCCGCCGAGAATCGTAACCAAGTTCGTCATGCTCTCCCCGACGAGCAGCTTGGGCAGGATTTGCAGGTTAACGAACGATGGACGACGGAA
Encoded proteins:
- the nuoL gene encoding NADH-quinone oxidoreductase subunit L; translated protein: MSTFFAQYAWLVPVFPFAAFAILTAMGKGLKKTGAWIGTIATFASLVLSLCIAAERLSGNAADYSNQFTWIEIGTLKLSAGFEVTNLSTLMLVIVTLVGFLVNLYSQGYMKNDERISTFFAYVALFTSSMLALVLSDNLLTFYIFWELVGVCSFLLVGFWYQKPEAKAAAKKAFIVTRIGDLGLLIALLLLFWYMPGHALDFTTIHNVFDTQAGVISTGITTLIALLIFLGAVGKSGQFPLHVWLPDAMEGPTPISALIHAATMVAAGVFLVARTFDIFEASQVAMTTVAIIGAFTAIFAATIGLAQNDIKRILAYSTVSQLGYMMLALGVGSVTGAMFHLFTHAFFKALLFLGAGSVIHSVHTQDIREMGGLGGKMKITAWTFGLGALALSGIPPFSGFWSKDAILTAALDKEPLLFIVGAIAAFFTALYMARLFFLVFVGKPREGQHAKESPAVMTIPLIILAVLATVAGFVETPFNGWFGQWLLGDEAEHHVSGLVMVVSAAVGLLGIYIGWLMYVKGTIRRDVVSSKVPGLVTVLERKYYIDELYQWLFVKPLQSLGKALDLFDEYVVDGVVRLSGYSVSALGRLNSRLQSGQVQTYALTALIGIVILIVAIAGRRFW
- the nuoH gene encoding NADH-quinone oxidoreductase subunit NuoH — encoded protein: MQRFWDEPLSWGNAGIFAAAAIGVLIVVIFFVTYAIYFERKFIGWMQYRKGPNRTGPLGLLQTVADVSKLLLKEDTIPKKADRGLFILAPALAFVPSFAVLAFIPYTMDLQFADLNVGFLYYIALSGITTIAIVMAGWASNNKYSLLGGMRSAAQMISYEVPLVMSVVGVVMMTGSLNLREIVIAQSGYFWHWNFLPQILGFGIFLIAAVSELNRTPFDLPEAESELVAGYHVEYSGFRFAFFMLTEYIYVYAIASLTTILFLGGWHPPIPQLDFIPGLIWFFLKFAVIVFSLFWIRATFPRLRVDQLMGLAWKVLLPLAILNIFLTALGIELMG
- the nuoK gene encoding NADH-quinone oxidoreductase subunit NuoK; translation: MLSSYLTLAAVLFCVGLYGVLTKRNAIIVLLSIELMLNAVNLNLIAFSKYGVNPSLAGHIFSLFSISVAAAEAAVGIAVLIVLYRSRVTVNVDEFDELRR
- a CDS encoding NADH-quinone oxidoreductase subunit J, encoding MFNFNIEFTGEFVAFFVLSVCAIVGAVLAINFTKVVHTTLSIAFTFISIAGLYVLLEAEFIAFVQVLLYVGAITILMIFGIMMTKHDGEGQEPARPLLETLAAIGCICLFGILFYGIRNANFPTEAAAFAEDNTFEIGKLLFTQYAIPFELISVLLTVAFIGAIALAKREEEGSQ
- the nuoI gene encoding NADH-quinone oxidoreductase subunit NuoI; this encodes MKGMLKGLGVTLKTMGTKKVTLAYPDVPIEMPDRFRGIQYFEPDKCIVCNQCARICPTDCITLTGKANPDPEKKGKVIDTFDVNFEICILCDLCTEVCPTEAIVMTNNFELAAYSRDDLYKDKQWLYENNLNIREDNNNIGSPKGGAK